Proteins from a single region of Runella sp. SP2:
- a CDS encoding AraC family transcriptional regulator — MKTEYENITPDRGSSFKVLHWRSHEDRFFWHQHPEYEIVYIHKGSGKRHIGQHLSHFEEGELMFIGPNVPHLNFGYGANYEHEEIVVQLRDTFLGESFLQSPELQDINRLFELSKKGLNFYGETRQEVANLMLTLPQLSHFERLIQLLIILQKLATSKEYNLLKINGISYEHSHREEARIRQIYGYVEQHYQREIDVQTVADLANLTVPSFCRYFKKITQMTFTDFVNEYRIKQASKLLVQNQSVTDACYSSGFNNLSHFTKTFKAVTGKTPREYKKANDLL, encoded by the coding sequence ATGAAAACCGAGTACGAAAATATCACTCCCGACCGAGGCAGTTCGTTCAAAGTACTGCATTGGCGCTCGCACGAAGACCGTTTTTTTTGGCACCAGCACCCCGAATACGAGATTGTTTATATCCATAAAGGCTCTGGGAAACGGCACATTGGACAACACCTTTCGCATTTTGAAGAAGGAGAATTGATGTTTATTGGCCCCAATGTTCCGCACCTTAATTTTGGATACGGTGCAAACTACGAACACGAAGAAATTGTGGTGCAGCTGCGCGATACCTTTCTTGGTGAATCATTTCTTCAAAGTCCTGAATTACAGGACATCAATCGCCTTTTTGAATTATCTAAAAAGGGGCTAAACTTTTATGGTGAAACCCGACAAGAAGTCGCTAATCTTATGCTTACACTCCCCCAGCTCAGTCACTTTGAGCGCCTGATTCAACTGTTGATTATTTTGCAAAAACTTGCTACCTCTAAAGAATATAATCTACTAAAAATCAACGGCATTAGCTACGAGCACAGCCACCGCGAAGAAGCACGTATTCGGCAGATTTATGGGTACGTTGAGCAACATTATCAACGTGAAATAGATGTTCAAACTGTGGCTGATTTGGCCAACCTAACAGTCCCGTCGTTTTGCAGGTATTTCAAAAAAATCACCCAAATGACCTTTACCGATTTTGTCAACGAATACCGCATCAAACAAGCAAGCAAACTGCTCGTTCAAAACCAGTCTGTGACAGATGCGTGTTACAGCAGCGGATTCAATAACCTTTCTCATTTTACCAAAACATTCAAGGCTGTGACGGGCAAAACACCCCGCGAATACAAGAAAGCCAACGATTTGCTCTAA
- a CDS encoding acyl-CoA desaturase: MIVNPAKKIRFVNKDKNQFFSTLKKRVDAYFKDQNLSKYSNTTLIVKTVVLTAIYVVPFCLFLLLQPPFAVSMMLWALMGIGLAGIGMSVMHDACHGAYSKNETVNEWMGAIYLTMLGGSPFNWKLQHNVLHHMYTNVIHFDEDVKDKLVLKFSPHTPIKPFHKFQWLYAFLFYGILTLYWVTAKDFVNFFTYTTNGVNTNTRTQNIVILSKIILSKIGYFAVFLGIPLFVFEVPTQTLIAGFLLMHFIGGIILTTIFQLAHSVEGTTHPQPNSKGEIENDWAIHQMNTTVNFSRDNKLLSWYVGGLNFQVEHHLFPKISHVHYPAISHIVKETAEEFGIPYLENPTFAVALRSHITTLHQLGHLPDLNEAFG; the protein is encoded by the coding sequence ATGATTGTGAATCCTGCTAAAAAAATTCGTTTCGTTAACAAAGACAAAAACCAATTTTTCTCTACCCTCAAAAAAAGAGTTGACGCGTATTTCAAAGATCAAAATCTTTCTAAATATTCCAACACGACGCTGATTGTCAAAACAGTAGTACTTACGGCGATTTATGTCGTTCCATTTTGTTTGTTTTTACTCCTCCAGCCTCCGTTTGCGGTAAGTATGATGCTTTGGGCATTGATGGGGATTGGGCTTGCTGGGATTGGCATGAGTGTCATGCACGATGCCTGCCACGGTGCTTACTCAAAAAATGAAACGGTAAACGAATGGATGGGAGCTATTTATCTGACCATGCTAGGTGGCTCGCCTTTCAATTGGAAGTTGCAGCACAACGTCCTACACCACATGTACACCAATGTGATTCACTTTGATGAAGACGTTAAAGACAAACTTGTCCTCAAGTTTTCGCCACACACACCCATCAAGCCTTTCCACAAGTTTCAGTGGCTATACGCTTTTCTTTTTTACGGAATCTTGACCCTATACTGGGTAACCGCCAAAGATTTTGTTAACTTTTTTACCTATACCACCAACGGCGTCAATACCAATACCCGTACTCAAAACATCGTCATTTTAAGTAAAATTATTTTGTCTAAAATCGGTTATTTCGCCGTTTTTCTTGGGATTCCCTTGTTCGTATTTGAAGTACCAACCCAAACTTTAATCGCGGGTTTTCTACTTATGCACTTTATTGGCGGGATTATTTTGACGACGATTTTCCAACTAGCCCATTCAGTAGAAGGAACTACACACCCACAACCCAACTCGAAAGGAGAAATTGAAAATGATTGGGCAATTCACCAGATGAATACAACGGTCAATTTTTCACGCGATAATAAGTTGCTCTCGTGGTACGTAGGTGGGCTTAATTTTCAGGTAGAGCACCATCTTTTCCCAAAAATTTCGCACGTACATTACCCTGCCATTTCGCACATTGTCAAAGAAACTGCCGAAGAGTTTGGTATTCCTTACCTTGAAAATCCTACGTTTGCCGTAGCATTACGCTCTCATATCACAACCTTACATCAACTCGGGCATTTACCTGATCTCAACGAAGCATTTGGATAA
- a CDS encoding response regulator transcription factor: protein MNKIKLVIADDHNLFRKGMTAMLNQIPDFELIGEAANGKELLELLEKVTPDIALLDLQMPIMDGVEATEQIQQHFPNLRVIIVSMHEEDRFIIHLLEKGVNGYLLKDSEPGEVENAIRRVMADGFYYSDFVSKALHRKVITRANPPAPLFNSKIQISPREMEVLQLLCEGLSTLEISEKLFVSPRTVEGHRLRLLEKTGTKNTAGLVAYAFKNDLL from the coding sequence ATGAATAAGATAAAACTCGTGATTGCCGATGATCACAACCTTTTTCGTAAGGGAATGACTGCAATGTTGAATCAAATTCCTGATTTTGAGTTGATTGGCGAGGCGGCAAACGGAAAAGAATTGTTGGAACTCTTAGAAAAGGTAACCCCTGATATTGCGTTGTTGGATTTACAAATGCCCATCATGGACGGGGTAGAAGCGACGGAGCAAATTCAACAACATTTTCCTAATTTACGGGTAATCATTGTGTCGATGCACGAGGAAGATCGCTTTATTATTCATTTGTTGGAAAAAGGAGTCAATGGGTATTTGTTGAAAGACTCGGAGCCAGGGGAAGTAGAAAATGCCATACGGCGCGTCATGGCGGATGGTTTTTATTACAGTGATTTTGTGTCAAAAGCGCTGCACCGCAAAGTAATTACCCGTGCCAATCCGCCAGCCCCGTTGTTCAATAGCAAAATTCAAATTTCGCCCCGTGAAATGGAAGTGTTACAGCTGCTATGTGAGGGGCTTTCTACGCTAGAAATTAGCGAAAAACTCTTTGTAAGCCCTCGTACAGTGGAGGGGCACCGCTTGCGGCTTCTTGAAAAAACGGGAACTAAAAACACCGCGGGCTTGGTGGCTTATGCCTTCAAAAACGACTTATTGTAA
- a CDS encoding sensor histidine kinase: protein MEPSYAIVIGTSIMLIMAMFIVVFVMYYQRKQIEQRIRVKDMEAEFQRKLLEVSMASTEAERRRIAQDLHDDIGALLSVTKLTFNALYSQLGSKEQAERLAQQVREALDETISHVRRISRELVPTTLERFGLAAAIQEFAARSNSHHALKVTFDCLGDEEFRLESRTELMLYRVVQELINNALKHSSGRNVHIQIELPPRQFCIVVEDDGLGFDLSDVRLRPSPGLGLDSIEGRLRVINGKVDYETGLNKGCRVVVRLPKFTPLNSPLSPEKITAK from the coding sequence ATGGAGCCGTCTTATGCCATTGTTATCGGGACAAGTATCATGCTCATCATGGCAATGTTCATTGTCGTGTTTGTGATGTATTACCAACGCAAACAGATTGAACAGCGAATACGTGTCAAAGATATGGAGGCGGAGTTTCAACGGAAACTCCTAGAGGTTTCTATGGCCTCTACGGAAGCCGAACGGCGGCGCATCGCCCAAGATTTGCACGATGACATTGGGGCGCTTTTGTCAGTTACAAAGCTAACATTCAATGCGTTGTACAGCCAGTTGGGCTCAAAAGAACAAGCCGAGCGCCTCGCCCAACAAGTACGCGAAGCCCTCGACGAGACCATTAGCCACGTTCGTCGTATCAGCCGCGAGTTAGTCCCCACTACTCTAGAACGATTTGGATTAGCGGCTGCCATTCAGGAGTTTGCGGCTAGAAGTAATTCCCATCATGCCTTGAAAGTAACGTTTGATTGCCTTGGCGATGAAGAATTTCGCTTAGAGTCTCGTACTGAGTTGATGCTTTATAGGGTAGTACAAGAACTGATAAACAACGCCCTCAAGCATTCGAGTGGGCGAAACGTTCACATACAGATTGAACTTCCTCCGCGGCAATTTTGCATTGTTGTGGAAGACGATGGACTTGGGTTTGACCTCAGTGATGTGCGTTTGCGCCCGTCACCTGGCTTAGGACTCGACAGCATTGAGGGGCGGTTGCGGGTAATCAACGGAAAAGTTGACTATGAAACAGGTCTGAATAAAGGATGTCGAGTGGTGGTGAGGTTACCTAAGTTTACGCCCTTGAACTCGCCGCTTTCTCCTGAAAAGATAACAGCAAAGTAA
- the nadC gene encoding carboxylating nicotinate-nucleotide diphosphorylase, with amino-acid sequence MDIRDYIRLALAEDVGDGDHTSLSTIPRDAERRARLLVKEDGIVAGVEVAKIIFEEVDPLLEVELFINDGQAIKKGDIVLHVSGDAQSILKAERLVLNTMQRMSGIATYTHSLVRLLDGLPTKLLDTRKTTPNFRLFEKMAVKIGGAVNHRYALYDMILIKDNHVDYAGGIEAAINQANAYLQRTGRQLQIEIEVRNLAELEQVLQIGQVQRIMLDNFSLDDLRTAVQRVAGKYPTEASGGIREETLRAVAETGVDYISCGALTHQIKSLDLSLKAY; translated from the coding sequence ATGGATATACGTGATTACATTCGTTTGGCCCTTGCCGAAGACGTAGGCGATGGAGACCACACTTCGCTCTCAACCATCCCCCGTGATGCAGAGCGACGGGCGCGTTTGCTCGTCAAAGAAGACGGTATTGTGGCAGGTGTTGAGGTTGCCAAAATCATTTTTGAAGAAGTTGACCCGTTGTTGGAGGTAGAACTGTTTATCAACGACGGGCAAGCCATCAAAAAAGGCGACATTGTGCTTCATGTCAGTGGAGATGCTCAGTCGATTTTGAAAGCAGAACGACTGGTACTCAATACGATGCAACGAATGAGCGGTATTGCTACTTATACCCATTCGCTGGTACGCCTTTTGGACGGCTTGCCAACTAAACTACTTGATACGCGCAAAACGACGCCTAACTTTCGCCTATTTGAAAAAATGGCGGTTAAAATTGGGGGAGCTGTGAATCATCGCTATGCGTTGTACGACATGATTCTCATCAAAGATAACCACGTCGATTATGCAGGAGGTATTGAGGCAGCTATTAACCAAGCCAATGCGTATTTGCAACGTACGGGGCGACAGCTACAGATTGAAATTGAAGTGCGCAATCTTGCGGAGTTAGAACAAGTGTTGCAGATTGGACAGGTTCAACGCATCATGCTCGACAACTTTAGCCTCGACGACCTTCGCACGGCTGTGCAACGAGTGGCTGGAAAATACCCGACCGAAGCCTCGGGTGGAATCAGGGAAGAAACACTTCGAGCCGTTGCCGAAACGGGCGTTGATTATATTTCGTGCGGAGCTTTGACGCACCAAATCAAAAGCTTGGACTTGAGTCTAAAAGCATATTAA
- a CDS encoding GNAT family N-acetyltransferase, with amino-acid sequence MIENSFDIQQLNDFEAIRDLGSRTYFPHYTHLWYDTQGIEWYMERCFGDNALKADFENPDLLYFAVLLNGENVGFLKLVKHKTPFENQPKESFLYLEKIYFLKEATGLGLGQKAMAWVDEQARQWGINKVWLMAMDSSLKTIQSYEKAGFVKIATTRLDDEVFCRLRSELRGMVVLQKELY; translated from the coding sequence ATGATAGAAAACAGCTTTGATATTCAGCAACTTAATGATTTTGAGGCCATCCGAGATTTAGGTTCTCGAACGTATTTTCCTCATTATACCCACTTGTGGTATGACACCCAAGGCATAGAATGGTACATGGAGCGCTGCTTCGGAGACAATGCGCTCAAGGCGGATTTTGAAAACCCAGATTTATTGTATTTTGCAGTGCTGCTCAACGGCGAAAACGTGGGTTTTCTTAAACTTGTAAAACACAAAACACCCTTTGAAAATCAGCCGAAAGAGTCGTTTTTGTACCTCGAAAAAATCTATTTCCTCAAAGAAGCAACGGGGCTTGGTTTAGGTCAAAAAGCTATGGCGTGGGTAGATGAACAAGCGCGCCAATGGGGAATCAATAAGGTCTGGTTGATGGCCATGGACTCGTCCCTAAAAACGATTCAGAGTTATGAAAAAGCGGGTTTTGTAAAAATAGCAACAACACGCCTTGACGATGAAGTATTTTGCCGATTACGCTCGGAGCTTCGAGGCATGGTAGTGTTGCAAAAAGAGCTATACTGA
- the arfB gene encoding alternative ribosome rescue aminoacyl-tRNA hydrolase ArfB, with protein sequence MFDPIKLHSELVFQTARSGGKGGQNVNKVETKVELRFDVSQSLLLTETERALLLQKLANRLTTEGVLVLTHQTERSQLANRDKVVKKFNELIKKCFEVAKPRKATKPSAAVIEKRLKEKQRQSDTKAMRRKITE encoded by the coding sequence ATGTTTGACCCAATAAAACTCCATTCCGAACTTGTCTTTCAAACTGCTCGCAGTGGAGGCAAAGGAGGGCAAAATGTCAATAAAGTCGAGACCAAAGTTGAGCTGCGTTTTGACGTTTCGCAATCGCTGCTACTGACCGAAACCGAACGTGCGCTTTTGCTACAAAAACTAGCCAATCGCCTGACAACCGAAGGCGTGCTGGTGTTGACGCACCAAACCGAACGTTCTCAGTTGGCTAATCGGGATAAAGTAGTCAAAAAGTTTAACGAACTTATCAAAAAGTGCTTTGAAGTGGCCAAACCCCGCAAAGCCACTAAACCCTCTGCCGCAGTGATTGAAAAACGTCTGAAAGAAAAACAACGGCAGTCAGACACCAAAGCCATGCGCAGAAAAATTACAGAATAA
- a CDS encoding HD domain-containing protein: MLAELSQQLSPKLTYHGIHHVRDVLSVCRQYIKRLSLREPEAELLLTGALIHDIGFTKTYQGHEEKGIEIAKELLPNFGFTSIEIVLINGLIISTKVPQQPLNLIEQILCDADLDYLGRSDFNPISESLFQELQNMDMLHDRKKWDEIQIKFLESHTYHTPFAKKYRQPKKEQRIKEIKERLLG; this comes from the coding sequence GTGTTAGCCGAGCTTTCGCAGCAGCTTTCACCCAAACTAACCTACCACGGGATTCACCACGTCCGTGATGTGTTATCGGTTTGTCGTCAGTATATTAAACGGCTTTCGCTCAGAGAGCCCGAAGCCGAACTATTACTCACGGGCGCCCTCATTCACGATATAGGCTTTACAAAAACCTATCAGGGGCATGAAGAGAAAGGCATTGAAATTGCCAAAGAACTACTTCCGAATTTCGGCTTTACCAGTATCGAAATTGTGCTTATTAATGGGCTTATTATATCCACTAAAGTCCCACAACAACCGCTAAATTTAATCGAACAAATCTTGTGCGATGCCGACTTGGACTACTTGGGACGTAGCGATTTTAACCCCATTAGTGAAAGTTTATTTCAAGAACTTCAAAACATGGACATGCTCCACGACCGCAAAAAGTGGGACGAAATTCAAATCAAATTTTTGGAATCACACACCTACCATACTCCCTTTGCCAAAAAATACCGACAACCCAAAAAGGAACAACGAATCAAAGAAATCAAAGAACGGCTTCTGGGTTAA
- a CDS encoding Uma2 family endonuclease, with product MASTTFDLIEEFQSENIISVNHSRLIHRIGVALDKYDAEYDIFPELELELSTGKCKPDISVFNNLPVDWLNDIIFYNHPPILAIEILSPKQALTDLTQKAFELYFPAGVKSVWLVLPSVRMIIVLTPDGQRNTYTDDVLHDPAVNFTLPLAAIFRK from the coding sequence ATGGCTTCAACAACTTTTGACCTTATTGAAGAATTTCAATCCGAAAATATTATATCTGTCAATCACTCACGCCTTATTCACCGAATTGGGGTTGCTCTTGACAAATACGACGCAGAGTATGATATTTTTCCTGAACTGGAATTAGAACTCTCTACTGGCAAGTGTAAACCTGACATTTCGGTTTTCAATAACCTACCCGTTGATTGGCTCAACGACATTATTTTTTACAATCACCCTCCCATTCTAGCCATTGAAATTCTTTCGCCAAAGCAAGCATTAACCGACTTAACCCAAAAAGCTTTTGAGCTGTATTTTCCTGCGGGAGTCAAAAGTGTCTGGCTTGTTTTGCCTTCCGTTCGCATGATTATCGTTCTTACCCCTGATGGTCAAAGAAATACTTACACCGACGATGTACTCCATGACCCTGCGGTCAATTTTACGTTACCTTTAGCTGCTATTTTTCGGAAATAA
- the uvrB gene encoding excinuclease ABC subunit UvrB, giving the protein MPFEIISTYQPTGDQPQAIAQLVEGIQNGEPSQTLLGVTGSGKTFTVANVVAQLDRPTLVLSHNKTLAAQLYGEFKQFFPNNAVEYFISYYDYYQPEAYIATTNTYIEKDLAINQEIDKLRLSTVSSLMSGRRDVLVVASVSCIYGAGNPEEYRKSIVRVGVGEQITRNQFLFRLVEILYSRTEAEFARGNFRVKGDTVDIYPGYADFAYRIIFFGDEIEEIQRINPTNGKKISSEKMVAIFPANLFVTGRDVLLNAIRHIQDDLVAQISYFEKEGRLLEAQRIRERTEFDLEMMRELGYCSGIENYSRYFDNRKPGERPFCLLDYFPEDFLLVVDESHVTMPQIRAMWGGDRSRKESLVDFGFRLPSAMDNRPLTFQEFEDLAGQTIFVSATPADYELRRTDGVVVEQIIRPTGLLDPEIQVRPSLNQIDDLLEEIDKRVKRNERVLVTTLTKRMAEELSKYLERVGIKGRYIHSEVKTLDRVEILRDLRLGAFDVLVGVNLLREGLDLPEVSLVAIMDADKEGFLRDIRSLIQTIGRAARNENGKVLMYADRMTGSMQKAIEETNRRREIQMAYNAEHGITPKTVFKSREAIMEQTSVADSKPSAKRYYVEPEEVRVAADPVVQYMAKPELEKLIAETQRKMEAAAKELNFLEAARYRDELLQLREKLKKD; this is encoded by the coding sequence ATGCCATTTGAGATCATTTCTACCTACCAGCCTACTGGAGATCAGCCCCAAGCCATTGCACAGCTTGTGGAAGGTATTCAGAACGGCGAACCTTCCCAAACGCTTCTTGGGGTAACGGGTTCGGGAAAAACATTTACCGTTGCCAATGTGGTAGCGCAGCTCGACCGCCCTACGCTGGTGTTGAGTCATAACAAAACCCTCGCTGCACAGTTGTACGGAGAGTTTAAACAGTTTTTTCCCAACAATGCGGTCGAGTACTTTATTAGCTACTACGATTATTACCAACCCGAAGCTTACATTGCAACGACCAATACCTACATTGAGAAGGATTTAGCCATTAACCAAGAGATTGATAAACTTCGGCTTTCGACGGTTTCGTCGTTGATGTCGGGGCGAAGAGATGTGTTGGTGGTGGCGTCGGTGTCGTGCATCTATGGTGCAGGAAACCCCGAAGAATACCGCAAAAGTATCGTGCGGGTAGGCGTTGGAGAGCAAATCACCCGCAATCAGTTTTTGTTTCGTTTGGTTGAAATTCTTTACAGTCGGACAGAAGCCGAATTTGCACGCGGAAACTTTCGGGTAAAGGGCGATACGGTCGATATTTATCCAGGCTATGCTGATTTTGCCTATCGTATCATTTTTTTTGGGGATGAAATCGAGGAAATTCAGCGTATTAATCCCACCAACGGCAAAAAAATCTCGTCCGAAAAGATGGTGGCCATTTTTCCTGCCAACTTATTCGTGACAGGAAGGGACGTTTTACTAAATGCCATTCGCCATATTCAGGACGATTTAGTGGCGCAAATTAGTTATTTTGAAAAAGAAGGTCGGTTGCTAGAAGCCCAACGAATTCGTGAACGAACGGAATTTGACCTAGAAATGATGCGCGAATTGGGCTACTGTTCGGGTATCGAAAACTATTCTAGGTATTTTGACAATCGAAAACCAGGCGAACGGCCGTTTTGCTTGCTCGATTATTTCCCCGAAGATTTTCTGCTGGTGGTGGATGAAAGCCACGTGACAATGCCTCAAATCCGTGCAATGTGGGGCGGCGACCGCTCTCGTAAAGAGTCGTTGGTCGATTTTGGGTTTCGTTTACCAAGTGCGATGGACAACCGACCGCTGACTTTTCAAGAGTTTGAGGACTTGGCAGGCCAAACGATTTTTGTGAGTGCAACTCCTGCTGATTACGAACTCCGACGGACGGATGGCGTGGTGGTAGAGCAAATTATTCGTCCAACGGGCTTACTTGATCCCGAAATTCAGGTACGCCCGAGCCTCAATCAGATTGATGATTTGTTAGAAGAAATCGATAAACGTGTTAAGCGAAATGAACGCGTTTTGGTTACTACTTTGACCAAACGAATGGCGGAAGAGTTGAGCAAGTATTTGGAGCGGGTAGGCATCAAAGGACGATATATCCACTCGGAAGTAAAAACCCTTGATCGGGTCGAAATCTTGCGTGATTTGCGTTTAGGTGCATTTGATGTGCTGGTAGGAGTAAACCTTTTGCGGGAAGGGCTGGACTTGCCCGAAGTGTCGTTGGTGGCAATCATGGATGCCGACAAAGAAGGCTTTTTGCGGGATATTCGTTCGCTTATTCAAACCATTGGGCGGGCGGCGCGAAACGAAAACGGAAAAGTGCTCATGTATGCCGACCGTATGACAGGCTCGATGCAAAAGGCCATTGAAGAAACCAATCGCCGTCGAGAGATTCAGATGGCGTACAATGCAGAGCACGGAATTACGCCCAAGACGGTCTTCAAGAGTCGCGAGGCCATCATGGAACAAACGTCGGTGGCCGATTCAAAACCATCGGCAAAACGTTATTACGTAGAACCAGAAGAGGTTCGAGTAGCTGCCGACCCAGTAGTACAATACATGGCAAAACCCGAATTGGAAAAGCTAATTGCGGAAACACAGCGCAAAATGGAAGCCGCCGCCAAAGAACTCAATTTCTTGGAAGCTGCCCGTTATCGCGACGAATTGTTGCAATTGCGAGAAAAACTGAAGAAAGATTAA